The genomic stretch tgtcagagaaagaaaagagtggcTTGGTGGAGTTGACAGAGTGCTGCTTTAGAGAGCTTCTGAGACGAGCTGCCTATGGCAAAATCAAGAATGTCATCACACCTGTGCTAATGCACTTAGATAATCATTGTCTATGGGAGGGGACAACCTTTGCAGTGCATTGCTTCAAAATCATTATGTACTCCATCCGATCTCAGCACTCTCACTTGGTCATCCAGCAGCTTCTTGGTCACCTGGCTGCTAACAGCAAGAACTCAGCCACAGTGCGAGCTGGAATCATAGAGGTCTTGCTGGAGGCAGCTGCCATCGCAGCCAGCTGCTCTGTTGGTCTCACAGTGTTGGAGATTTTCAACACTTTGGTGCAGCAGCTTCATTTGAGTGTTGACTATGAGTTGACAGGTTCATATGACGGCAGTATCAACATCGGATCTGAGATCACCAACGCTCACGAGGAGAGGCAGCTGCAGGAGGCTGTCATCCGTACCATCAGTTCATTTGCCAACACTCTGCCAGCttaccagaggtcagaggtcatgctCTTCATTATGGGCAAAATCCCTGGTATTCACACAGCCATGCCATCCACAGGCTCAGGGCCTGAGGGTACCAGGATGATTCAAGTCATGTTACTTAAGTCCTTAGTCCAGGTGACAGCAAGTTTCCATACCACCAACATGCTGAAAACCCAGCTAAGCTCTTACCTGGAGCCACTGCTGTCCGTGTCTCTCACCAAGGATCCAGAGGTGCAACTGTTGGCACTCCAAATACTTATTAGTCTCATGGATTGGCATGACAACAGGTCCAAGCTCCTCAGCATGAGCAGCATCCTGGACATATCTGTGCTCAAGATCAAAGTGGTCAAGTGTTCCAGACAAGATAACTTATTCATGAAAGGTCACGGCCAGCAGCTTTACCAACACATCTACTTGGCGTGCAAGGAGCAGAGCAATGGTAGGCAGCATTACGAGAacctttttgctttgtttgccaTTTTGAGTGTGGAGCTGGCAAATCCAGAGGTGGTTCTGGACCTCGTTCGCCGGACAGTTGCATTGCAGGACCTGGCACTGTCAACTGACGAGGATCTGCCTATTTACAATCGCTGTGTTATTCATTCCCTGACTGCCGCTTACTTCAACCTTATTTGCCAGCTCACCACTATTCCAGCCTTTTGCAAGTATATACACGAGGTTATTAAGGTCATGCAGGTAAATAGCCCTCACCTTTTACCCGAGGGTGTCTTCACGTACAACCCCAAGCTGCCTGCCTCACTGGAGAATGTGGAAGgggatgttttatttctccagTCAAAAATCTCTGAAGTCCTTGGGGGTGGTGGTTATAACACAGAGAGACTTTCTATACCTTTCATTCCTCAGTACACAGATGATGATCCATTGGTGAAACTGTCTCACAGGTGGAGTTAGAGTCTAGAAATAGtccagagaaagaagagaggagagtgacagaggagatCACATTCAAAGCcttgaaaaatgtcattgtggGCAGTGTGGATATGGAGGAGCAGgacagagagtggaggagacaaGTGATGGAGAAGTTTCAGAGGGCCCCCTTTAAGGAAATAGCTGCACATTGTGGTCCAAGGGCCACACAACTGCATAGGAGACTAAATCAAATCTTAGAGATCACAATTAGACCTCCACCCAGTCCTGCTGGAACCATGTTATCAAGTCATGGCCAAAGTCAAAGATCATCTGTACCCATCCATGACATGACTTTGTACTAAACCAGAAAGTCAACTGAGGTGTTGAATAAGTATTGTACACACTTTAATGGCTGTAAAGTTGTTAACCACATCATTTAGAAGAGATATTCAGCAATAACAAATGTTGTATCCAGgccactttaaaacatttttttaacttagTCATCTGAAATGACAACTTTTTCACTCAGCGGGCAGAACTTTAGGCCATCCTGAACAAAACCACCCACAGCCAcctatctctctgtctgtatgcatgtactgtatttacacacaatttacacaatatgttttttgtttgtttgtttgcttgctttttaaataatgatttaattattaagtTTGATTCAATTATTGGAATTAAATTATTCAATTGTTCAAAATTgattaaataatcaattaataaccaAATTGGAGCACCATGTCACGAACAGCACTGGACCCAGATGCAATACGGTGGtaagaaacagtctttattcttacacaggaaaaacaacgcGGGACACACGATGGAGATCCTCAAATATACATGAGAAACGCAGGCGTGGGATCAACGTGGGACTGGACAAAGAGTGCAGAAAAATCCACTGAAAGTTCAGACAGAGTCTCTGAAGCAAACAtgtgagtcatcactgcacggctgagtgaaactgcggtgactttattttatacgcgacacactcacaca from Solea senegalensis isolate Sse05_10M unplaced genomic scaffold, IFAPA_SoseM_1 scf7180000017573, whole genome shotgun sequence encodes the following:
- the LOC122764699 gene encoding LOW QUALITY PROTEIN: protein EFR3 homolog B-like (The sequence of the model RefSeq protein was modified relative to this genomic sequence to represent the inferred CDS: inserted 1 base in 1 codon); protein product: MEKLTFYALSVPEELDCIGAYLSKRMSKDVARQRYRYVCIAMEALDQLLMACRSQSINLFVESFLKMVREVLESDKPSLQILGTNSFVKFANIQEDNPSYHRCYHFFVSRFSDMCHFSDEDPDICFKIRMAGIKGLNGVVRKTVNDDLQANIWDPELMGKIVPSLLFNLQSGECTQNHSPSLLQMSEKEKSGLVELTECCFRELLRRAAYGKIKNVITPVLMHLDNHCLWEGTTFAVHCFKIIMYSIRSQHSHLVIQQLLGHLAANSKNSATVRAGIIEVLLEAAAIAASCSVGLTVLEIFNTLVQQLHLSVDYELTGSYDGSINIGSEITNAHEERQLQEAVIRTISSFANTLPAYQRSEVMLFIMGKIPGIHTAMPSTGSGPEGTRMIQVMLLKSLVQVTASFHTTNMLKTQLSSYLEPLLSVSLTKDPEVQLLALQILISLMDWHDNRSKLLSMSSILDISVLKIKVVKCSRQDNLFMKGHGQQLYQHIYLACKEQSNGRQHYENLFALFAILSVELANPEVVLDLVRRTVALQDLALSTDEDLPIYNRCVIHSLTAAYFNLICQLTTIPAFCKYIHEVIKVMQVNSPHLLPEGVFTYNPKLPASLENVEGDVLFLQSKISEVLGGGGYNTERLSIPFIPQYTDDDXIGETVSQVELESRNSPEKEERRVTEEITFKALKNVIVGSVDMEEQDREWRRQVMEKFQRAPFKEIAAHCGPRATQLHRRLNQILEITIRPPPSPAGTMLSSHGQSQRSSVPIHDMTLY